The genomic DNA TTCTAGATATATTGTTGACATATATTTTCCATTACTCCTCATTGTATTCAGTTCTCTGCCGGAGAActcaaagaaaaaatatctttgAATCACCAAATCTATGAGCGTGCCAACTGGTGTGAATCAAAGTCGGCTAGTAGTagtttctttgaaaaaaatttttaaaaaaaatcaggtAGTGtagtgttcgaatggtaaataCGCCGATCATTTTAACTCTTAATccatatatttctaaaaattttattatgaaaatttcttttaggCATTGGAACATAAGTGTTAACATGTGAACACAAATAGGTTGTTTAATTCATTACATAAGTCTAGTTAAAaccttaatttaaatttacggAAGAAAGTTCTCCAAAATCGCTTTGTAGCGAAGAAACCATCAGTCGTTTGTGGGGgtgtaaaaaaatatctcaGATCTGTtaacgacaaaaaaaaaattgtgcacattactttttaacaaaatttatgacACTTCCGGAAAATTAATTGTCTCCCAAAGATTTTGCCTATGGTTTGAAATATTGCAGCTGACATGATGTGGTAACTTGTAACTAAGTTACTAAACGACTTCTAACATATTGAAATATACAAGCGATACCATTTTTAATTGACTTTTCTTTACTTATACAAGAGAATCCTGTAAAAGAAATGATAACTTCATCCTAAAGTCGTACGTGTAAATCCATATCATGACTCTGGTCATCGGATAGTGTGTATATACACTTTTTTGCGGAAAGTAATGTATTATCATCACTTGGTTACCCTTGCAGTTGATATATGgccaaaaaaaaagtgtatgcGACCAAATCTACCGAAACAATAAGAATATCCCTTCATAGTCTCAAGATGTATGAATTTTTAAGTAGTTTCTtataaagtaaaagtaaaaatttgttgTCTTAAGAACTGCAGCCAAAAGttgtaataaattgttttaaaaattagaaacaagaataccaaaaatttttgtttttcatctgAAACCTGTTGCGCTATTTCTCAACAGCTTTATTAATTTACTGCAAAGTCTCAAAACGTgtgatgatttaaaatttatctGATCAACGATTTACATACCGctctaaataaaatgaaatgctaGTGGCAGTTACTCAAATGTCAAGGCACTTACCGTTTAAAATTATTCCACAATTATATCGGCTATTTGTTGATATGTCCTTACATAAATGCAAAAGAAAActatttagatatatgtatgtatatttttttatttccacgaAGTCGTGATATTAAACGATATTGTATCcatttcacaattttaaatcacttTAAAATCTCATGTTTCACTTCACTgaaaaaaagataattttttatgttatattaaaaaatttggcaGAAAAGTTTtacaataaaactatataattttCCTCCTTTTGTTCCACAAGTACCGAATAAGTACTTTTCATAGCTCTTCTGAATCGATTTCTCGCATATGTTGActgcttttaattaaaaattgtgtattcCGTTTTAATTGAATGTATTTTAATGAATGCTCAAACACGCACAGAATCCCGAAAGCACGCGCccgcacatgcacacacacaaacacactcgtAAGTGCATATGCACATGTGGCACTTGAAGTCAAGTAATTTGCTCAAATGCAAATTGACACAATCACATCCTGCGAACAGCCACCACCAGCCGCACGATTCACAGCAAGTGCAGCGGTCAGTAACGGCACCGCGAAGTGACGGCCCAAAGTGGCGGGACGCGCATGCAACTTTAGCTGCACATGCACTGTTGCACTTGCTACACAGCGCTACTGTTTCTTTTGCTGTGCTTCGTATTTGTTCAACGGGCTAATGACCCGATGCTGTGTCAATGATGTTGTTGCGTCTGCTGCTTTAAAGCATAAATGTTTTTGTAGTGAGTGATTTGCGCgttttttgtacttttgttgttatgcaaacaaataatttaacttCCGTTTTTCGATGCAAAGTCGGTACAATGAATTTCGTAGTAACGGTTAAAAGGCcgaatttattaaatgaaatttaatttcacgTGGGCTTTAAAATGCAGCACTGCACTACTTTTGATTTAAAcacgcaaaataaaaaaaaaaaactttgagaCACTGCAACAACATCGAAAACAGTCATGCATCAATTACACTAGCGATAAATTGAGCAGCAACGGTGGCAGCAATCAACCGCAGCGCACGAATGCAATCGGCACTCAGTCAGTGATTCGCGTGTGATTGTGAGCGCAAAATGTTCATGATATATGGCTTTTTGTTGGCGTTTTCTGTTTTGGCtcatacttttttattatactttataatacttttatatttattttttagtttttttaattcttttaaatcTCTGCACTTTGCTTCACTTCGCTGCTTTTGATTTTCGATTTCACTGCTGGAATGGCTTGGCTCTGGCACTACCATGTTGTTCGTTTATTCATTCCTTGACAAACTAGCTTTTGAATTTCGACGAGAACACGGCAATGCACAAATAAATTTCAGCTGTCACGCACGCTACAACATTTTTTGCGAGCGGGCGAATTGTGCAACACACTAGTGCCACAAAGCCGCAAGCGGATGCTTCGAATGTATTTTCCTTAACCATTAACAAAGTATATAGCAAAGCATGTACTTAAAATGAATTACTTTAGGTCGCACATAAAGCGACTatataatttcgaaaatataaattcCGATCTGTTCGCAAAAATTCCGTGcgtttattacaaatattattagttaacCGCAAACGGTCATCGGCCAGCAAAAACCCAAAACCGTTATTACACGTTCACGCACGGCATACACGTTCGCTTACATAGAGAGCAAAAATACAACTGAATCCTTCAACTAAATGCACCCAATCGGCAAGAAAATACGAGTGCAAGAATTGGTCGCACGACAGGATGTCAACATGCCGAGGATGCTTTGAACGATTAGTGGATATCTCACTTCAGCATTTGACTGTGGTGAGTATGAGTATGCGGAAACGATGTCACACGATTGCTTAGCCACCCACCCTCGGCCGCGAGCGCGTATGATTGAGCTAAAGGTTGGTGTAAAATCACTAAACTAAGCAGTGCTAAGGAGTTAGAAGTGATGTATCTCATCTGACCGCACATAAAGTGTGTAGCTGTGATTTACCAATGCCGGGAGattgtgagtgaaaagtaagtGAGCAGAAGAGTACACTGTACTCAGATTTTTATTAGCTGAGTACACGAGCGCGCATTTCATTCAACTCGGCGATATTTGAGTGAGTACTGGTATTGAGTAAAGAGCACGGCGGAGTGTTATGAAGCTTCTGTGCTGGTTTTATCTATAGTTATTGTTGTCATGCTTTTGTTGAAGTGTTTGGAGTGAAAATTTGCAGGCTGATTTCCAACAGGTGGTTGTCCAATTTCTAATCCATACGTAATGCTGAGTGAGTTTATTTCGAAGTAGAGGCGAAACTATAAAAcactttatcaatttttatttgttttattttgaacgATTTATTCTCGTGTcatgaaatacatatgtatgtgaaaacgTTGTCAATTTAGGAAGAAAAATACTATCATTATACAGGGAAGTcgatcaaataaaaatataaacataataaaatgaCCAACTTCGATGAGTTTATTGGCCTCAACGATTTTGATATTGAGATTTGGCGAATGTTACTTGCTGAGTTCCTCGGTACATTCTTCTACGTGTTTGTTGGGGTCATTAGCACGGTCTCACTATCGCAAAATCTGATGACCTCTGTAGTGCCGGTTGCCTTCGCATTTGGACTAGCATTGTCAAGTATATCGCATGTGGTTAATAGGGCTAGTGGTGCTCACCTGAATCCTGCTATTAGCATAAGTCGACTGGTCGTTGGACAAATGAAATTGCTGAAATGTTTATCCTACATACTAGTACAGTGCATCGGTTCGTGCTTAGCGGCATTTTTGGTGGAAAGAATTTGCCCGGGATCTTCTCTTGCACGGAAGGACGGTGTAACAAGACCACTATATATGGGCGTTTGGGAAGCACTGCTTCTTGAAATGTTCATTACATTTATTATGGTTATGGTGTACAAATCAATGGCAGATCCTACACGTGATGATTTACATTTATCTGGCCCATTAGTTGTAGGCCTTTCCGTCACAGCGGGACATCTTGTCGGCTACTTGTGTTCGTCATCAAGCATGAATCCAGCGCGTTCTTTCGGGCCGGCACTTGTAAATGGCAACTTCAACGATCACTGGATCTACTGGGTGGGACCGATTTTGGGTGGCATTATGGCTTCAGTTTGCTATCACTTTGGTGTACAGGATCGTGAAGCGCTTAGGAAGAGACGGTCTAGAAGAAATAGTGCCAGGCGAAAGAGttctcaaaattaataaaaatagagtttaaacatttgaaattaaataaatttgtgtttaCTTACAATGCAGATGtatattcttagttttagatatATAACTTACACTAAaactataaagaaaatattaagtcATTCCCGACAGAAATGATTGGGTTATAAGTTTAGTTTAGATTCCTGTTGAATAATAACTTCATTATTGAAGAT from Bactrocera oleae isolate idBacOlea1 chromosome 3, idBacOlea1, whole genome shotgun sequence includes the following:
- the LOC106625781 gene encoding aquaporin, translating into MTNFDEFIGLNDFDIEIWRMLLAEFLGTFFYVFVGVISTVSLSQNLMTSVVPVAFAFGLALSSISHVVNRASGAHLNPAISISRLVVGQMKLLKCLSYILVQCIGSCLAAFLVERICPGSSLARKDGVTRPLYMGVWEALLLEMFITFIMVMVYKSMADPTRDDLHLSGPLVVGLSVTAGHLVGYLCSSSSMNPARSFGPALVNGNFNDHWIYWVGPILGGIMASVCYHFGVQDREALRKRRSRRNSARRKSSQN